In one Conger conger chromosome 5, fConCon1.1, whole genome shotgun sequence genomic region, the following are encoded:
- the LOC133129820 gene encoding ras and Rab interactor 3-like isoform X3, with protein sequence MVLSVRLPDQHEAPQLQDLIIKEDKSFIYLEGSVLVFDDIFKLIAFYCISRDILPFTLRLPHAIAQASKYEDMEMMTHLGSGFWSSSLHNCSDKRQGCIRRADLPSQSNANNHPNQKSCEIKLSVGNDRLCYVNPIFTEEYCSSLTENTPIITGINQNMTTSGQAVPRYKRLPPLPPQLHPTEEFPPTVKPARDQAGEPSLSIAPCPLIYTARKRQEVESDTSSRVSTPAQAHQAQQSSSQEACSSAQSPVCNSERVDSAVQPLQKNLSKACPSEQLPCSSEPQPFPRKRIPPVPPRSRASKKHPEHPAVEEESNMPKEDESQGTVPIATLIYIDDTTMVVGQKGALQERNATPNRPTVSSTISPTSLKKPPPVPPPRKMRLSRHLTPNPSSEGPGEQGEGLPRTSSTPTPTHSSAFVMGGSKGADISLFSPEGQVALLDLDSSSSSSAEEETEIPIQTLCPSTVTTVTAKLHNSNVILDKAKQKLSRVNLSSVLTGFMSADKKLKKQVLALSRDGNSYFGNLVRDYRAFTLETMHRHNSSIELLQEIRLMMNQLKCYLVQSAELKTLLEPTVYPEEKLEVIIESALCKSVLKPLKEAVYSGLRDIHTREGSLRRLEVNQQAVLSTTTTDLGITTSLPEAPIMEKIQVKLASLHREYSPEKKNSLLVKTCKIIYESMSVGCPGRAQGADDFLPVLIYVVARSNMVALLHDVEYMMELMDPKLELGGFYYLTATYGALAHIKNYDKREGPWQLSLEIKDSIQCWERRRTLYKANVSQSCVQDFINVSFLEAGSNTKTLGAHSDTTAQDLCLQCAEKFEVLGQESYMLCVLVDGQYRPLAPSELPLSVKSNLYHSDPRRDYFFVYRPGSWTKEANLPDPPPTLSDSLI encoded by the exons ATGGTCCTGTCAGTGCGTCTCCCTGACCAGCATGAGGCACCACAACTTCAAGATCTGATCATCAAGGAGGACAAGTCAT TCATATATCTTGAGGGCTCAGTACTGGTCTTTGATGACATCTTCAAACTCATCGCATTCTATTGCATCAGCCG AGATATTCTTCCATTCACCCTGAGGTTACCTCATGCTATTGCCCAGGCAAGTAAATATGAAGACATGGAGATGATGACACATCTGGGCTCAG GTTTCTGGAGCTCCTCCCTTCATAATTGCTCAGACAAAAGGCAAGGTTGTATTAGGAGGGCTGACCTTCCTTCCCAGAGTAATGCTAATAACCATCCTAACCAAAAATCCTGCGAAATAAAGCTGTCTGTGGGCAATGACAGACTTTGTTATGTCAACCCAATATTCACCGAGGAGTACTGCAGCAGCCTAACTGAGAATACACCCATCATCACAGGAATTAATCAGAATATGACCACTTCTGGTCAGGCAGTGCCTCGGTACAAGAGGctgcctcccctccctccacagcTCCACCCCACTGAGGAATTTCCACCAACAGTCAAGCCGGCTCGAGACCAAGCAGGGgaaccctctctctccattgctCCTTGCCCCCTGATATACACAGCCAGGAAAAGGCAGGAGGTGGAAAGTGACACCAGCAGCAGAGTCAGCACTCCTGCCCAGGCCCACCAAGCCCAGCAGAGCAGCTCACAAGAAGCTTGTTCATCTGCACAGTCACCTGTGTGCAACTCTGAAAGAGTGGATTCTGCTGTCCAGCCTCTACAGAAGAACTTAAGCAAAGCTTGTCCATCTGAACAGTTGCCATGCAGCTCCGAGCCACAGCCCTTCCCTCGGAAACGGATCCCACCAGTGCCCCCCCGCAGCAGGGCctctaaaaaacatccagagcaTCCAGCCGTAGAGGAAGAGAGTAACATGCCTAAAGAAGACGAGTCACAGGGCACAGTGCCCATTGCCACACTGATCTACATTGATGACACAACTATGGTAGTTGGACAGAAAGGGGCACTGCAGGAGAGGAATGCTACACCCAACAGGCCAACTGTGAGTTCAACCATCAGTCCCACCTCACTGAAGAAGCCTCCTCCGGTCCCTCCACCAAGGAAGATGAGGCTGTCCCGGCACCTAACACCTAACCCATCCTCCGAAGGCCCTGGTGAGCAGGGCGAAGGCCTGCCCCGTACCTCCAgcacccccacccctacccACAGCTCAGCCTTTGTGATGGGTGGCTCAAAGGGTGCAGATATCTCCCTATTCTCACCAGAGGGACAAGTGGCACTGCTTGACCTTGactcctcctccagcagcagTGCTGAGGAAGAGACTGAAATCCCCATCCAGACTCTCTGCCCTTCTACAGTCACCACAGTAACTGCTAAATTGCACAACTCAAATGTCATTCTGGACAAGGCCAAGCAAAAGCTTTCCAGGGTCAACCTGTCTAGTGTCCTCACAGGTTTCATGAGTGCTGACAAAAAATTGAAGAAGCAGGTGCTGGCGCTGTCTAGGGATGGGAACTCGTACTTCGGGAACCTGGTGCGAGACTACCGGGCCTTCACCCTGGAGACCATGCATAGGCACAACTCCAGTATCGAGTTGCTACAGGAGATCCGGCTGATGATGAATCAGCTCAAGTGCTACCTGGTCCAGAGTGCTGAGCTAAAGACACTGTTGGAGCCCACGGTGTACCCTGAGGAGAAGCTTg AGGTGATCATTGAGTCTGCACTGTGCAAGAGTGTCCTGAAGCCGCTCAAGGAAGCAGTGTACTCTGGCCTCCGGGACATCCACACACGGGAGGGCTCTCTCAGGAGGCTGGAGGTGAACCAGCAGGCAGTGCTCAGCACCACTACCACTGACCTGGGGATCACCACCAGCTTGCCTGAGGCACCAATCATGGAGAAGATCCAGGTGAAGCTGGCCTCCCTGCATAGGGAGTACTCCCCTGAGAAAAAGAACTCCCTCCTGGTCAAGACCTGCAAGATCATCTATGAGTCAATGTCTGTGGGCTGTCCAG GGAGGGCCCAGGGTGCAGATGACTTCCTGCCTGTGCTGATATATGTTGTGGCACGCAGTAACATGGTGGCTCTCCTGCACGATGTGGAGTACATGATGGAGCTCATGGACCCGAAACTGGAGCTGGGAG GTTTCTACTATCTGACAGCTACATATGGGGCACTGGCGCACATCAAGAACTATGACAAGCGGGAGGGGCCATGGCAACTTAGCCTGGAAATCAAGGACTCCATCCAATGCTGGGAGAGGCGTCGCACCCTCTACAAAGCTAATGTGTCACAgtcctgtgtgcag GACTTCATCAACGTGTCCTTCCTGGAGGCAGGTTCCAACACTAAGACCCTAGGTGCTCATAGCGACACAACAGCTCAAGACCTGTGTCTGCAGTGTGCTGAGAAGTTTGAGGTTCTGGGGCAAGAGTCATACATGCTATGTGTGCTGGTTGATGGGCAGTACCGACCGCTAGCCCCATCTGAATTGCCCCTATCAGTTAAATCCAACTTGTATCACAGTGATCCCCGAAGGGATTATTTCTTTGTCTACCGTCCAGGGAGCTGGACAAAGGAGGCCAACCTTCCAGACCCACCCCCAACCCTGTCAGACAGCTTGATCTGA